One segment of Alnus glutinosa chromosome 2, dhAlnGlut1.1, whole genome shotgun sequence DNA contains the following:
- the LOC133859591 gene encoding uncharacterized protein LOC133859591 isoform X3, which produces MVGPRSWVGGLFTRSGNKRNEKFIDYPLSPLQERRLQRFQERLQVPFDETRPDHQEALQALWHAAFPNIALKGLISEQWKEMGWQGPNPSTDFRGCGFISLENLLFFSRTYPASFHRLLFKQEGRRSDWEYPFAVAGINVSFMLIQMLDLCSVKPRCLPGINFVKLLGEDAEAFDVLYCIAFEMMDAQWLAMHASYMEFNEVLQVTRTQLERELSLEDVNRIQDLPAYNLLYQ; this is translated from the exons ATGGTTGGACCACGATCGTGGGTAGGAGGACTCTTTACCCGCTCAGGCAACAAGCGTAATGAGAAGTTTATTGACTACCCTTTGAGTCCTCTTCAG GAACGAAGACTTCAGAGGTTCCAAGAACGATTACAAGTACCATTTGACGAGACTCGCCCTGATCATCAA GAAGCCCTCCAGGCATTGTGGCATGCTGCCTTTCCAAATATTGCTCTCAAAGGCTTGATTTCGGAGCAATGGAAAGAGATGGGGTGGCAAGGTCCTAATCCATCAACTGACTTTAG GGGTTGCGGTTTTATTTCCCTTGAGAATTTGCTGTTTTTTTCCAGGACTTATCCG GCATCTTTCCACAGGTTATTGTTCAAGCAAGAAGGGAGGCGATCAGACTGGGAATATCCATTTGCTGTCGCTGGCATTAATGTATCATTCATGTTGATTCAGATGTTGGATCTATGCTCAG TAAAACCACGATGTCTTCCAGGAATCAATTTCGTTAAATTATTAGGAG AAGATGCAGAAGCCTTTGATGTACTATACTGTATTGCTTTTGAAATGATGGATGCTCAATGGCTTGCGATGCATGCTTCCTACATGGAATTTAAT GAGGTATTACAAGTAACAAGGACACAGTTGGAAAGAGAGCTGTCTTTAGAAGACGTTAACAGGATACAAGATCTTCCAGCTTACAACTTGTTGTATCAGTAA